The genomic DNA ATGTCAATCCTTAACACACCGAGAATGGGTGAAAATAACGTTCGCGATGGGGAGGTGATGAAACACATTTCACAATAGAAATGATATAGAACAGCAATTCGCCCAAAACGGACTGACGGCTCCTGGCAGAGCCGTCAGTTAAGGAAGGAAAAGTACTGCGTCTTACAACAGTGTCTTGTCGCCTCCCTGTGTTCATTCTAGTAAACAAGGGTCACAGAGTCAAGGAACCAACAAAAATCAAAACATAAAAGAGGTAATATGAAATCGCATTCCACAATGAGTCGCCGAGATTTTATGAAATCTATAGGTTTAGGTTCTGCAGCCATAGCTAGCATGGGTGCAACCGCTCCCTTTTTCCATGATCTAGACGAAATGGCGGGCATAGGTGCTGCCGAAACTTTTAATTCCACGACATCTATGCAAAAACGTCCTTGGTGGGTTAAAGAAGTTGACATTCCAACAGTAGAAATCGACTTGAAACTACGCACGCCTTACGCCGGCCCTTCGCCATGCGAAGGAACATTAGACTCGAAAGACTCGATATATGTTACTAAAGAAGAGATGGCTGCTATCCGGGCTTCTCAAAAGAACAATGCCATTGAAGGAGCCAAAAACAACCGGCCAGGTTTTACATTGCGTGATCAAATTGGAGCCTGGGCCTCGTTAGATAGAGGACAAACGGGATATCTGAAATATCCGCCTGAAGGTTTTCGAACAATTAAAGTCACTCATGAAACTTTAGGTGTACCGAAGTGGGAAGGCTCCGAAACGGAAAACGCATTCATGATTCGAACTTTCCTGAGGCAATTTGGTGCAGGGGCGATTGGCTATGCTAGAGTGGATGATAACAGCGTAGGACCTCGTAAACCCCTTTTTAATACTCATGTTAGATTGGAAAACAACCCAGATTATAAGTATGACGCTAATGGAACATTTGTCATGCCTGAAAAGTGCAAGTATGCCATCGTAATTTATGATAGAAGTCCCCGAGATCCTAATAACTATCGTCGTACTGTGAATAGCCCTCAAGCCTTTGTATCAAACATGGAAAAATGTGAGTATGGTCATAAGCTTCAAAACTTCCTTTGGGGCTTAGGCTACCAGTCTTATTGGTTTGAAGACAGTACAACTAGTAAGTTTACTGGGACCCCAACTAATGTTTGGGGCATTCTCTCAGGTGTAGGAGAGTATAATCGAATTCACAATTCTGTTTCACAACCAGAAGGCGAGAGCGGCAATTTTGCAAGTATTCTTTTTACCGATTTGCCTTTACCCACTACTAAACCTATAGACTTTGGTGCCTTGGAATTCTGTAAAACTTGTGGGATATGTGCCGACGTTTGCCCAGCCGGAGCAATTCCTACAGTAGAAGAGTATAGAGAGCCAACTTGGGATCGAGCAACTGGTCCCTGGAGTGCTTCCAATGACCATAAAGGATATCCTAATAAATCCATTGAATGCGTAAAATGGTATTTTTCCTATGCAATTACAGGCTTCGCCCCTTCATCTCGCCCAGTTGGTGTGTGTCGTCGATGTTCCAGCCATTGTGTCTTTAGTAAAGATCATAAAGCTTGGATTCATGAAGTAGTTAAGGGTGTAGTGTCCACTACTCCTGTGATGAACAGCTTCTTTACTAAAATGGATACGCTATCCGGTTACAGTGACGTCATCTCAGATGAAGGCAGGGCTGAATATTGGCACCAGTACCTGCCCGCTATTTAAAATGAGAGAGGAAAAAACATGAAATTAAATATTGACTTTAAATGGTATCAATGGCTTTTTGGAGTGATTTCTCTTATTCTGGCATTTTTCTTGACTCATGAAATATTTGCTACCCTAGCAGAATCTCAGCCTGGCGTTGTCAAGGTACTTTCCTTGCTTATAGGAATCCCATTGATTATCTTCCTGTATCTGACCTTTGGTTTAAGGTCAGCCCTAAAAAAATCCAAATCTAACTAATCTCCCCAAAACTCAAAGCGCCCGTGTACGCTTTTTTAACAAAAAGCTACACGGGCGCTTCTATTTTATTGATCAAATGCGATAATAATTGGATAAGCTAGTAAATTTCCTGTCCACGAACAGGAACCAACGGTAGTAAATCTAACCTAATCGTAGGGAATGGTCTTGGCCAAGGTTAAAAACCAGCGCAGCGGTTCTGTGTATTGACTGCCAGCGCCCACCATTAAAGACTATTCCACACTCAAAGTGCAAAATGTTTCTTGAGTTAAGTTGTTGATCAAATGGGAGATGTTGTAAACATCTCCCATTTTGTTTAACCGGTCAAGAAACGACCTGCTGGAAGAAATATAGTCAAAGTCACAATTGCAGAAGTTGGGACCTTTCTACCAATCACAACCTGACCGAAGAAGACCCTCTCTTTCTATTTTGAATTTGGAGTAACTGATCCGGAAATCCCTGATAAGTTTGATAATTGGTGGCAAGCTTTCTGCACTGGAGCCGGCCGTGGTATGAAGTATACTCAGGTTCAAGTGGCCTAGCCCGATGATAATAGTTTCGCAAGCTAAAAGGAGCGCATGGGTTTATAACCCATGCGCTCCCCTCTGATGCAAATAGGCCATGCCTTCGTAACCCGGTATGGGGTATGTATCCTATATTTTATGTTTGTTCGAGCATGTTCATTCTGTTAAAATAAATTGCCGCCCAAGACGTCCGATGCTTTGGACAACTTCCAAACGTTTTTCTAACCCCACTAGATCAGGAGCATCCAATGCAGTTTTCTACCGAAGTCATTGCCGATTTCGCCATCATCATGACTGTTGGTGGACTGGCAACTTTCATTTTCCACCGACTCAAACAACCGTTGATCTTGGGTTATCTTATTGCGGGCATTCTCATAGGCCCCTATACTCCACCTTTTAGCTTCATCAATCAGCCGGAAGTCCTGGAAGCCGCAGCGGAATTGGGTGTTATTTTACTGTTATTTGGAATCGGTCTTGAGTTTCCTTTAGATAAACTGAGGAAGATCGGCATCAAAACCTATGCCGTTATCTCACTGATCGAGATAGCTTGGATGTTTGCGCTCAGTTTCGTTATCGGGCGCATGCTTGGTTGGCCTTTAATAGATGCCCTGTTCTTAGGAATCGCCTTGGCATCGAGTAGCACAGTTGTCATCGCCAAAGTTCTTACAGATATGGGGAAGCTTAAAGACACTTCCACCATGGTGATGATGGGCGTCCTGGTTGTGGAAGACCTGATTGTAGTGCTGATATTAGGACTTGTGACTTCGATTGTCGATGTTGGTTCGCTCAACGTAATCGATCTCTCGCTGTCGATCGGTAAAATGCTGTTATTCGTCGTCGGTTCATTGCTTCTCGGCCTGAGATTCATCCCTAAAGCCATCGATTGGGTGAATCACCCGGAAACGGGCGAGGGTCAAACCGAACATGACGAAGTAATCGTGTTTGCTGCTCTGGGATTCTGTTTCGGCCTTTCGGTGATCGCCAATATGATGGGACTCTCAATGGCCAATCGGGGCGTTCCTTATGGGTGTGATTATTGCCAGCGCCAAATCGGCCCACCGCATAATAATTCTGACTTCGCGCATTAAAGAAATGTTCGGCGCGCTGTTTTTTGTCTCGATCGGTGCTCTGATCGATATCACCCAGTTTCAAGTCTTTTTCCTTCCAGCCCTGTTGGTCATCGCGACGATGTTGTTTGGGAAAATCATTGGCTGCGGTATGGGTACAAAGCTAATGGGATATGACCTGTCGACATCCCTGAAAGTCGGCCTGGGAATGGGACAGGTTGGTGAGTTTGCCTTGATCGTAGCCAAGGCCGGTCAGGATCTTGGTGTGGTGAGCTCCTTCCTTTTTCCAATTATCGGTATGGCAGTCGGAGTCACCGCTTTCCTAACCCCGTACCTGATCAGATTTAGTTATCGGATTGATCCGGTTATGTTGTCCTCCCACTGGAATCAGATAAAAACCAGGTTCACAGATACAAAGTAATCCAATCGTGGTTCGTATCAGGTTTGGTTCTAGGTGATGCTACCTCGGGTTTCCCCAGGTTGGCGAAGGTCAGCCAATCTAAAGCCATAATCCCGGAAAACCGGGAAACGGTACCAACATGCAATTATAGGTTATCCTAAACACACACACACTGGAGCAGAGATAGAAAACTCAGTATCAGGGCTTGAAATCGTTATCGTGCTGATAGCGGCCGTGATCGGTGGCATCTTCGCCCATCGCTTGAAATTACCCGTGCTTCTCGGCTATCTATTCGCTGGCATGCTGATTAGTCCACATGGATTGGGTCTAGTGCAAGACACAGCCGCCATTGAAGATCTGGCTAACATTGGCGTTATCATGTTACTTTTCACATTGGGGCTTGAATTCTCATTCGACGAATTACGTCGTGTCGGTAAGGTGGCTTTTTTGGGCGGTACTGCCCAGGTGCTGTTAACCGGTGCCGCTGGCATCGGTCTTGGCAAGGCACTCGGTTGGGCTACCCCCGAAGCTATCTTTTTCGGTTTTCTTATTACCATGAGTTCGACGCTCGTCGTTCTTAAGCTGCTTCTTGAACGCAATGAACTCGATACGACCCACGGTCGCGTAATGATTGGTCTCCTTCTTGTAGAAGATCTTTTTGTAATTCCGTTAATGATCATCCTTCCAACACTAGGCACCTCTGGTAGCGATGTAGGTCCTGCGCTTATCGAAGCTGGCAGCAAAGCCCTGGGTTTTATGGTTGTGATGGTTGGTTTGGGCTTGTTTCTCCTACCTCGCATTCTAGATAGGATAGCTCAGGCTCGATCCAAAGAACTATTCCTTATTTCCGTAGTATCATTGACTCTAACTGCAGCCATCGCGTCGCAGTTCTTTGGCGTGTCTGCCGCGGTGGGGGCATTTATTGCAGGATTACTCATTGGCCGGTCGGTCTTCGCGAGGCAGGCGTTGGCTGATATTGTGCCCTTCCGTGACGCTTTCGGTGCCCTATTTTTCGTCTCGTTAGGCACTCTCGTCGACTTAAGGTTCCTGACCCAAAATCTCGGGCTATTGGCAGGGGTGGTAGTTTTCATAATCGCCGTTAAATTGGTTATTTATACCGCGATTCCTTGGGTATTTGGGTATAACGCCCGCACATCTCTGCTTACAGGTGCCGGTCTGGCACAAATTGGCGAGTTCAGTTTTGTCCTCGCCAGCGTAGGCGTAGCCTCGGGCATACTTCGCGACACAACCTACGCTCTAATACTGGGCGCAGCTATCGTCACAATGGTGCAGACCCCGTTCGCCTTGAGTATAGCGAATTTCACTTACCGTCAATTGCATCGTACGAGACTTGGGGGCCGATTGATCAATCATAGGCCGGAGACAGCCGACCAGCGGGTAATATCGCTATCTGGTCACACCGTAATTTGCGGTGGCGGCCGCGTGGCTGACATGCTTACCAACGTATTGTCACGTCGCAATTTGTCTTACGTTGTGATCGACCTGGACCCTCAGGTCATTTATCGCCTTAAAAAAGCAGGAATACCATGCATCTACGGCGACGCTAGTAAACCGGATGTATTGTCAGGGGCTGCACTAGAAAAGGCTAAACTCTTGGTTTGCACCTTTCCAAGTTTCCTGGACGTTGAACTTACTGTAATAAATGCCCGTGTCATTAATCCGAGGATAGACATCGTCGCCCGGGTAGAACGAGATCTTGATGCCGAAATTCTAAAAGGCATCGGAGTGAACGCGTTGGTCAAGCCACAGTTTGAGGTCAGCTTGGAAATTACCCGCCATGCTCTTCATCGATACGGGCTTACCACTATTGAGATCAACTACCTACTTAATAGTCTTAGGGAAGGTACGATGAGTTAAGGGAAAGTGTGTACCAAGGATTCAGTTTATAGTCTCGCCCAGCGAAGCGCCTGTGTATGGAACTAAATGATCGATGGTGGTTCCCGGTTATCGCTAATCTCGATCGCCTTCATGAGGATCTCCGACAATAGAAGATCTCCGATCACCCGTCCCTCATCATCCACTACCGGCAGAATATCCTCACCGGACTGAATCATTCGTTGAAATGCATTCTGAAGCGTATCGTTTAGTTTCAAACCGAATGATGTCCAATCACCACGAGCAACGCTCTTGGCTTGGACATCTTCAACCATCTCGCTGACCAGAGAATCCGGCTCGTTGTTTTGCCATTTGCCGAACAGTTCGTACTCCGCCCATTTCTGAATGGCCAGGCGCGAAACCATGCCTGTGAAGCGGTTTTGTGCATCGGTGAGAAAAATACCCTTGATGCCGGGATTGGTGGCGTAAATGGAGATGACACTCTTGAGTAATGCATTCTCATCGACCGTAACCGCAGCAGTTCCGTGAATAGGGTGAACGTCTTTGACCATCAGAGTCGCGCTCATTGTAACCTCCTCCCAAATCCGGTTGCGAGGCCTGTATCAACTGTTAGGTTGCAGCCAGTACCTCAATCATATCAAAAACCGAAGCTTACCTGTCTGATACGTCGTGGTGAGTGCCCAATTGGTGACATACCCCGACCACTTTTTCGATCGGAATGACAAAAGCTATGCCGGCGCCTGGATCTTCCAAGTCACATGAATCAACAATCTTGCTTAGTATTGCCTCAGTCTTGTCTGGATATGTCAGTGACAAGACGATCTCCTTCTCCGGTTCAATGGGAATACCCAGGATGCTTTGATGGGTTTCATGCACACCGACACCGCGGCCCATCAGAATGGTACCCCCTTCGGCTCCTGCCTTCATCGAACCCTCCAGCACTTTGTCGCCCCACCCCTTCCTGACAATTGTGACGATTAACGATACGTTTGCCATGTGGATTACCTCCGATAATAAATTCTAACACGCATTATTAACCCCAGGGTCATAACCGAAATGATCGGTGCCAGGGCAATTAACGCCACCAAACCCAGGCCGTAGATGATGGCATCCTGACTGCCGATTGCCGCTGATAACCCGAGTCCGAGTCCCAGCAGGAAGGTGTTGGCCATTGGCCCTGTAGCTACACCTCCAGCGTCGATGGCTATGGACGTATAATCTTTCTGACTGAACCAGAGCAACACCATAACCAAAGCGTACCCCGGGATCAGAATATTGAGGAGCGGGATGGAATAGACGATACGAGCCATGCCGAGCGCCACGAACATGGCCACACCGATACAGATGGCGTACAGGACAGCGGGTTTTCGGATGGACCCAGATGACGTTTCCTCAACCTGATCACACAGGATACGCACCGCAGGTTCTCCCAGGGTGGTCAAAAAGCCGAGGATGAAACCGAAGGGTATTATCATCCACTTATGGCTGAAATCACCCAGAGCTTCGCCAATCGCCTGACCGTAGGGCAAGAACCCCTCCTTCACCCCTTGCAGGAAAAGCACCAGTCCTACTGAGGCAATCAAGGTCCCCTTTAACAGGTTAAGGATGTAGCTCGACGGTAACCTGAGGAACAACACCTGGAACGCCAAAAGGATAGCGAGGAGCGGCAGCACCGCCTCCATCACTCCTTCGGCGGTGGTTAATAGACCGTCCAGGATGGTTATTTCTTTCACCCGAGAACGATTCCCATGATCATTACCGCAATGATAGGACCTATTGAGGCGAGACCGAGCAGCCCAAAGCCATCCGCAATTGCCGATTTTCCCGCTAACACTGAGCTGAAGCCAATACCCAGGGAAATGACGATGGGTGCGGTGAGCGCCCCGGTGGTTACACTGCCTGAATCGAACGCTAGCGAGACGTACTCAGCGGGGGTAAAGAGCGACAGAATGATGATGATGAGGTAACTGGCGGTAAGAAGGTGGGTAATCCGGAACCCCAAAATGATGCGCAGCATCGCCATGACCACGAAGAAGGCTACGCCTATACCGATAATATAGGTTAGATACCGCGCAGGGACAGCACCTTCGGTTATGATATCAGCCTGCCTGGCCAGGACAAGTACGTCCGGCTCGGCTATGGTGGTGGCAAAGCCTATCAGGAAGGCGACCGCTACGATCAACCAAAGGGACCGCCGATGGATCAACCCGGCGCCAACGATTTTCCCCGCGGGGAGTATGCCGGCGTCAATGCCCACCAAAAAGAGAACCATGCCGCTGATTGCCATAATCGTGCCGATCAGGAACTGGATGAACACCTCCGCTGCAGCGTCCACCAGGGTAAATTGCAGGACGATGATCACACCAATCAGAGGGCCGATGGCCTTGGTGACTTCGATTATCGTATGCCAGAGAAGCTTCCGCATCCGTGAATACTCCCGGAATACTAATAGCGGTAAGGGGCCTTGCTACAGGGGTTGCCCCCACCAACTAGGCCGCCTTGGTAATGCCGAACGGGTTAGACTCCAGGACCGTAAAGAAGAGGCTGGGATAGGTCTTTTCCAGATAGCGCATATGTTCCAGCCACAGGTTAACGAGTGGTCGATACACCTTTTTCATGTCGTTGGCTATATGGTTCAAGACCGCATCGGACATATCAACTAAATTTGGACGGGTTCTAAATTCATCTTTCAAATGGAAAATGGCGCGAAGTAGACTGCTGAATAGGGGATACTCCAAAACGTACGGGTCTTCCAAGAGCCTCAATAGAATGCGGCTGTCGAGCAGTTTATCAAGAGTATTCCAGTCGGAACGTCGCGGATCAATATTGAAAGAATGGCGTTTTAGAGTATCAGCGAGCTTTTCAAAATCTTCCGTAGTCCATACTTTTTCCGGTTGAGCTGGATCCCGGGTGCTCAAGAGTGCTGGATCGCACTGGCAAAGGAATCCGAGCAACTTACTTCCTATTTCGTTCAAGAAAAGAGCGGTGAGAGTATGACGTTGCTGCGCTTGATTTTTCTGCTCCCGGCGTTCGAGTACTATTCGAATGCTGGTGATGATCACGCTTGCGAAAAAGATGAAGCCGGTAACCACTAACCCCATAGCCAGCACCCGACCACCCGTAGTGACCGGCACGACATCGCCGTAGCCAACTAAGGTGATAGTACTTACAGTCAGGTAAAATGACTCTAATGGGGTAAACCCTTCCAAGGCTATAAAGCCTATCGTACCGATAGCAACGCCTATCAACAATAGGATAAAAGCTAATGAAAACCGTTTCAACGTGTCGATCACTCAGGTACCCCGGTTGAGTATTTGTCTTTCTTTTATCATAAAGTATCGTATTCCCGCTTCAAAATTCGCGATCCTAGCGTACCGTGTGTATTTTTTCCGCCGAGACTTCGCATCTCTCTTCTAC from Dehalogenimonas sp. W includes the following:
- a CDS encoding cation:proton antiporter, with translation MQFSTEVIADFAIIMTVGGLATFIFHRLKQPLILGYLIAGILIGPYTPPFSFINQPEVLEAAAELGVILLLFGIGLEFPLDKLRKIGIKTYAVISLIEIAWMFALSFVIGRMLGWPLIDALFLGIALASSSTVVIAKVLTDMGKLKDTSTMVMMGVLVVEDLIVVLILGLVTSIVDVGSLNVIDLSLSIGKMLLFVVGSLLLGLRFIPKAIDWVNHPETGEGQTEHDEVIVFAALGFCFGLSVIANMMGLSMANRGVPYGCDYCQRQIGPPHNNSDFAH
- a CDS encoding CBS domain-containing protein, with the protein product MSATLMVKDVHPIHGTAAVTVDENALLKSVISIYATNPGIKGIFLTDAQNRFTGMVSRLAIQKWAEYELFGKWQNNEPDSLVSEMVEDVQAKSVARGDWTSFGLKLNDTLQNAFQRMIQSGEDILPVVDDEGRVIGDLLLSEILMKAIEISDNREPPSII
- a CDS encoding DUF1538 domain-containing protein; the protein is MKEITILDGLLTTAEGVMEAVLPLLAILLAFQVLFLRLPSSYILNLLKGTLIASVGLVLFLQGVKEGFLPYGQAIGEALGDFSHKWMIIPFGFILGFLTTLGEPAVRILCDQVEETSSGSIRKPAVLYAICIGVAMFVALGMARIVYSIPLLNILIPGYALVMVLLWFSQKDYTSIAIDAGGVATGPMANTFLLGLGLGLSAAIGSQDAIIYGLGLVALIALAPIISVMTLGLIMRVRIYYRR
- a CDS encoding ion channel; protein product: MIDTLKRFSLAFILLLIGVAIGTIGFIALEGFTPLESFYLTVSTITLVGYGDVVPVTTGGRVLAMGLVVTGFIFFASVIITSIRIVLERREQKNQAQQRHTLTALFLNEIGSKLLGFLCQCDPALLSTRDPAQPEKVWTTEDFEKLADTLKRHSFNIDPRRSDWNTLDKLLDSRILLRLLEDPYVLEYPLFSSLLRAIFHLKDEFRTRPNLVDMSDAVLNHIANDMKKVYRPLVNLWLEHMRYLEKTYPSLFFTVLESNPFGITKAA
- a CDS encoding P-II family nitrogen regulator, producing the protein MANVSLIVTIVRKGWGDKVLEGSMKAGAEGGTILMGRGVGVHETHQSILGIPIEPEKEIVLSLTYPDKTEAILSKIVDSCDLEDPGAGIAFVIPIEKVVGVCHQLGTHHDVSDR
- a CDS encoding cation:proton antiporter → MIGGIFAHRLKLPVLLGYLFAGMLISPHGLGLVQDTAAIEDLANIGVIMLLFTLGLEFSFDELRRVGKVAFLGGTAQVLLTGAAGIGLGKALGWATPEAIFFGFLITMSSTLVVLKLLLERNELDTTHGRVMIGLLLVEDLFVIPLMIILPTLGTSGSDVGPALIEAGSKALGFMVVMVGLGLFLLPRILDRIAQARSKELFLISVVSLTLTAAIASQFFGVSAAVGAFIAGLLIGRSVFARQALADIVPFRDAFGALFFVSLGTLVDLRFLTQNLGLLAGVVVFIIAVKLVIYTAIPWVFGYNARTSLLTGAGLAQIGEFSFVLASVGVASGILRDTTYALILGAAIVTMVQTPFALSIANFTYRQLHRTRLGGRLINHRPETADQRVISLSGHTVICGGGRVADMLTNVLSRRNLSYVVIDLDPQVIYRLKKAGIPCIYGDASKPDVLSGAALEKAKLLVCTFPSFLDVELTVINARVINPRIDIVARVERDLDAEILKGIGVNALVKPQFEVSLEITRHALHRYGLTTIEINYLLNSLREGTMS
- a CDS encoding reductive dehalogenase codes for the protein MKSHSTMSRRDFMKSIGLGSAAIASMGATAPFFHDLDEMAGIGAAETFNSTTSMQKRPWWVKEVDIPTVEIDLKLRTPYAGPSPCEGTLDSKDSIYVTKEEMAAIRASQKNNAIEGAKNNRPGFTLRDQIGAWASLDRGQTGYLKYPPEGFRTIKVTHETLGVPKWEGSETENAFMIRTFLRQFGAGAIGYARVDDNSVGPRKPLFNTHVRLENNPDYKYDANGTFVMPEKCKYAIVIYDRSPRDPNNYRRTVNSPQAFVSNMEKCEYGHKLQNFLWGLGYQSYWFEDSTTSKFTGTPTNVWGILSGVGEYNRIHNSVSQPEGESGNFASILFTDLPLPTTKPIDFGALEFCKTCGICADVCPAGAIPTVEEYREPTWDRATGPWSASNDHKGYPNKSIECVKWYFSYAITGFAPSSRPVGVCRRCSSHCVFSKDHKAWIHEVVKGVVSTTPVMNSFFTKMDTLSGYSDVISDEGRAEYWHQYLPAI
- a CDS encoding DUF1538 domain-containing protein → MRKLLWHTIIEVTKAIGPLIGVIIVLQFTLVDAAAEVFIQFLIGTIMAISGMVLFLVGIDAGILPAGKIVGAGLIHRRSLWLIVAVAFLIGFATTIAEPDVLVLARQADIITEGAVPARYLTYIIGIGVAFFVVMAMLRIILGFRITHLLTASYLIIIILSLFTPAEYVSLAFDSGSVTTGALTAPIVISLGIGFSSVLAGKSAIADGFGLLGLASIGPIIAVMIMGIVLG
- a CDS encoding cation:proton antiporter, whose product is MGVIIASAKSAHRIIILTSRIKEMFGALFFVSIGALIDITQFQVFFLPALLVIATMLFGKIIGCGMGTKLMGYDLSTSLKVGLGMGQVGEFALIVAKAGQDLGVVSSFLFPIIGMAVGVTAFLTPYLIRFSYRIDPVMLSSHWNQIKTRFTDTK